Proteins from one Gallus gallus isolate bGalGal1 chromosome 31 unlocalized genomic scaffold, bGalGal1.mat.broiler.GRCg7b 31_unloc1, whole genome shotgun sequence genomic window:
- the LOC100857860 gene encoding LOW QUALITY PROTEIN: leukocyte immunoglobulin-like receptor subfamily B member 3 (The sequence of the model RefSeq protein was modified relative to this genomic sequence to represent the inferred CDS: deleted 1 base in 1 codon) produces MAPMAVALFLGWWLVTASEAQQLHRPSLSLHPSQAVSMGDNVTLRCHLPRMATWVQLWHNGSLRFNKEKDKEQDTAEFSFAVTNLEDAGTYQCRYQVSKPLRTSNQSDPVELVLTGATGRSHGNLVEAVLRGCAAVLVFSLGLYFVLDARSLWTRRDESAGVTPEMPESVQLQGPSRDSEDLTYTEMPAAIPCSQPPTSPTAPQSPVIYTTVSTDLPR; encoded by the exons atggcaccaatggcggtGGCCCTCTTCCTtg gttggtggctggtgacaGCAAGCGAGGCACAGCAAT tgcaTCGACCCTCCCTGTCGTTGCACCCCAGCCAGGCGGTGTCCATGGGGGAcaatgtcaccctgcgctgccacctgccccgcaTGGCTACCTGGGTCCAGCTCTGGCACAATGGATCGCTGAGatttaacaaggaaaaagacaaggagcaggatacagctgagttctcctttgctgtcacaAACCTGGAGGACGCCGGGACATATCAGTGTCGGTACCAGGTGTCAAAGCCTCTGAGGACATCC AATCagagtgaccccgtggagctggtgctgacag GTGCCACGGGGCGGTCCCATGGGAACCTGGTGGAGGCAGtgctgaggggctgtgctgctgtcttggTCTTCAGCCTGGGCCTCTACTTTGTCCTCGATGCCCGCAGCCTCTGGACACGGAGAGATGAGAGCGCTG GTGTCACCCCTGAGATGCCCGAGTCAGTGCAATTGCAG GGgccctccagggacagtgaggATCTGACCTACACCGAGATGCCAGCTGCCATCCCGTGCTCCCAGCCTCCCActtcccccactgccccccagtcCCCTGTCATCTACACCACAGTGAGCACTGATTTACCGCGCTGA